In one window of Henckelia pumila isolate YLH828 chromosome 1, ASM3356847v2, whole genome shotgun sequence DNA:
- the LOC140887935 gene encoding oligopeptide transporter 4-like, with protein MINIYKPSYILIASRKKKHPMKTMSTSAMNIDAEKGLSSNIIIPTNPVDTTKLDAEEEEEESPIEQVRLTVPNGDDSTLPVWTFRMWFLGMLSCALLSFLNTFFGYRSEPLTITMISVQVATLPIGRFMAKVLPTTKFRLPFCGCTEFSLNPGPFNMKEHVLISIFANAGSAFGSGSAYAVGIVDIIKAIYRRKISFLASWILVITTQILGYGWAGILRKYVVEPAEMWWPASLVQVSLFRALHEKEGKKNSRSKFFLIALACSFLWYIVPGYLFSTLGYISILCLVFPKSVTAQQIGSGLKGLGVGSFTFDWSVVASFLGSPLVTPFFAIFNVFVGYAVVVYALIPTAYWGFNLYNAKTFPLFSSHLFNGRGETYDVSAIVNDKFELDLRAYEERGLINLSIFFSLSYGLNFAAVVATLTHVALFNGRDIYHRFRASNKGKPDIHTRLMKKYKDVPGWWFHVLLVLSLALSLVLCIFMKDQVQLPWWGLLFAAGLALMFTLPISIITATTNQTPGLNVITEYIIGLLYPGRPIANVCFKTYGYISMSQAVSFLNDFKLGHYMKVPPRSMFMVQFIGTVIAGTINISTAWYLLTSIENICQDQLLPKNSPWTCPGDRVFFDASVIWGLVGPRRIFSKLGNYGALNWCFLGGAIAPIIVWLTHKAFPKHKWIKLINIPVLLGATAAMPPASTLNFNSWILVGTIFNCLVFRYRKGWWRRYNYVLSAALDAGLAFMGVVLYFCLGIENVSVNWWGTNGEHCDLATCPTAKGVVVDGCPSH; from the exons ATGATCAACATATATAAACCTAGCTATATACTAATTGcctctagaaaaaaaaaacaccccATGAAAACCATGAGTACTTCTGCTATGAACATCGATGCAGAAAAGGGCCTTTCCTCCAATATTATTATTCCCACAAACCCCGTCGACACCACCAAACTCGATGCagaggaggaagaagaagagtctCCCATCGAACAAGTGCGGCTTACGGTCCCCAACGGCGACGACTCGACGCTTCCCGTTTGGACTTTCCGCATGTGGTTCTTGGGGATGTTGTCATGCGCGCTTCTCTCCTTCCTCAACACTTTCTTCGGCTACAGAAGCGAGCCACTCACAATCACTATGATCTCCGTACAAGTCGCCACGCTCCCCATCGGGAGATTCATGGCCAAAGTGCTGCCCACCACCAAGTTCCGCCTGCCCTTTTGCGGATGCACGGAGTTCTCCCTCAATCCGGGGCCTTTCAACATGAAGGAGCATGTCTTGATCTCCATCTTCGCCAACGCCGGATCCGCCTTCGGTAGCGGCTCCGCCTACGCAGTGGGGATTGTCGACATTATAAAGGCTATTTACAGGAGGAAGATCTCCTTCTTGGCTAGTTGGATTCTTGTTATAACCACTCAG ATATTGGGATATGGATGGGCTGGGATACTGAGAAAATATGTGGTGGAGCCTGCGGAAATGTGGTGGCCAGCCAGTCTCGTTCAAGTTTCTCTCTTCAG GGCACTGCATGAAAAAGAAGGCAAGAAGAACTCAAGATCAAAATTCTTCTTAATAGCCCTCGCATGCAGCTTCCTTTGGTACATTGTCCCCGGCTACCTCTTCTCCACCCTTGGTTACATCTCCATTCTCTGCCTAGTGTTCCCTAAATCGGTCACCGCGCAACAAATAGGCTCCGGCCTCAAAGGCCTCGGCGTCGGATCTTTCACTTTCGACTGGTCGGTCGTAGCGTCCTTCCTCGGAAGCCCGCTCGTCACCCCATTCTTCGCCATCTTCAACGTCTTCGTGGGATACGCGGTGGTCGTGTACGCCCTTATACCCACGGCGTATTGGGGTTTCAACCTCTACAATGCCAAGACATTCCCTCTGTTTTCTTCCCATCTTTTCAACGGCCGCGGGGAGACGTACGATGTATCGGCAATAGTCAACGACAAGTTCGAGCTCGATCTCCGGGCGTACGAGGAGAGGGGGCTCATAAACCTCAGCATCTTCTTCTCCTTGTCTTACGGGCTCAACTTTGCTGCCGTGGTGGCCACTCTCACACACGTAGCTCTGTTTAATGGGCG GGATATTTATCATCGATTCCGGGCTTCTAACAAAGGGAAGCCTGATATTCACACACGActcatgaaaaaatataaaGACGTTCCGGGGTGGTGGTTTCATGTATTGCTGGTACTCTCGCTTGCTCTGTCTTTGGTACTCTGTATCTTCATGAAAGATCAGGTTCAACTACCATGGTGGGGACTCCTTTTCGCGGCGGGGCTGGCGCTGATGTTTACGCTCCCTATCAGCATAATCACAGCCACCACCAATCAG ACACCAGGGCTGAATGTTATCACAGAATACATAATTGGATTATTATATCCAGGGAGACCAATTGCAAATGTATGCTTCAAGACCTATGGGTATATAAGTATGTCCCAAGCAGTTTCCTTTCTCAATGACTTCAAACTTGGCCATTACATGAAAGTTCCACCAAGATCAATGTTCATGGTTCAG TTCATCGGCACGGTGATCGCGGGAACAATCAACATTAGCACGGCCTGGTACCTCCTAACAAGCATCGAAAACATCTGCCAAGACCAGCTTCTCCCAAAGAACAGCCCCTGGACCTGCCCCGGCGACCGAGTCTTCTTCGACGCGTCCGTGATCTGGGGACTAGTCGGCCCCAGGCGGATCTTCAGCAAGCTGGGGAACTACGGCGCGCTCAACTGGTGCTTCCTCGGCGGCGCCATAGCCCCCATCATCGTCTGGCTTACGCACAAGGCCTTCCCCAAACACAAGTGGATCAAACTGATCAATATCCCCGTCCTGCTCGGTGCCACGGCCGCAATGCCCCCGGCTTCCACCCTCAACTTCAACAGCTGGATCCTTGTGGGGACGATATTCAACTGCTTGGTGTTCCGGTACCGGAAAGGCTGGTGGCGGAGGTACAACTACGTGCTCTCGGCGGCGCTGGACGCGGGGCTGGCCTTCATGGGGGTGGTGCTGTATTTCTGCTTGGGGATAGAGAATGTGAGCGTGAATTGGTGGGGAACCAACGGGGAACATTGTGACTTGGCTACTTGCCCCACTGCCAAAGGGGTTGTAGTTGATGGTTGTCCATCGCATTAG